In a single window of the Raphanus sativus cultivar WK10039 chromosome 9, ASM80110v3, whole genome shotgun sequence genome:
- the LOC108824682 gene encoding mitogen-activated protein kinase kinase kinase 18 — protein sequence MEEQNWIRGPIIGRGSTATVSIAITNSGELFAVKSAEFSSSAVLQRERSVLSKLSSPYVVKCIGSNVTTENGSKPMFNLLMEYVSGGSLHDLIKSSGGKLPEPEIRSYTRQILKGLTYLHDRGVVHCDLKSQNVMVGGETAKIADLGCAKTAGNGSLEFSGTPAFMSPEVARGEEQSFPADVWALGCMVIEMATGLSPWPELNDVVAAIYKIGFTGESPEIPECLSEKGKDFLRNCLSRDPKQRWAVEELLQHPFLEEEDKSQLLSCCCLNSTSPSTVLDHGFWDLCETSRSRLIQDPFANSYNLWDYSATDRIKKLVGGENSGEPEWITAEDGWIEVRGNGEIEKRNEDGEEDENCVEATSSVEDEDGGFENWIWDQEDSLFLEYSSTENNVFYFYSNNLFEEDNIILYYDHLEYGFVQKDDDVLDNYKNHFFSHVTVLQVLVSFQQNRHRS from the coding sequence ATGGAGGAACAAAACTGGATAAGAGGACCAATCATTGGTCGAGGCTCAACCGCCACTGTCTCGATAGCAATCACGAACTCAGGTGAACTCTTCGCAGTCAAATCCGCCGAGTTTTCTTCATCGGCGGTTTTGCAGAGAGAACGATCTGTTTTATCGAAGTTGAGCTCTCCCTACGTGGTCAAGTGCATTGGGTCCAATGTGACGACGGAGAACGGCAGCAAACCGATGTTCAATCTCCTCATGGAATATGTTTCCGGCGGGAGTCTTCACGATTTGATTAAAAGTTCCGGCGGGAAGTTGCCGGAGCCGGAGATAAGATCCTACACGCGTCAGATATTAAAAGGTTTGACGTATCTTCACGATCGAGGAGTCGTTCATTGCGATCTGAAGAGTCAGAACGTTATGGTCGGAGGAGAAACCGCGAAGATCGCCGATCTGGGATGCGCTAAAACGGCGGGAAACGGGAGTTTAGAATTTTCCGGTACACCGGCGTTTATGTCACCGGAGGTGGCGCGTGGTGAAGAACAGAGTTTTCCGGCTGACGTGTGGGCTCTGGGGTGTATGGTGATAGAGATGGCTACGGGATTGAGTCCTTGGCCGGAGCTAAACGACGTCGTCGCTGCGATTTACAAGATTGGTTTCACCGGCGAGTCGCCGGAGATTCCAGAGTGTTTGTCGGAGAAAGGTAAAGACTTTTTGAGGAATTGTCTGAGCAGAGATCCGAAACAGAGATGGGCTGTTGAAGAGTTGCTTCAACACCCGtttcttgaagaagaagacaaatcTCAACTTTTGTCTTGTTGCTGTCTGAATTCTACTTCTCCTAGTACTGTGTTGGATCATGGTTTCTGGGATTTATGTGAAACCTCGAGAAGTCGGTTAATTCAAGACCCATTTGCAAATTCTTATAACTTATGGGATTATTCAGCTACTGATCGAATCAAGAAACTCGTCGGAGGTGAGAACTCCGGCGAACCGGAGTGGATCACGGCGGAGGATGGTTGGATTGAAGTTAGAGGCAACGGGGAGATAGAGAAACGTAACGAAGACGGAGAGGAAGATGAGAATTGCGTTGAAGCAACGTCATCGGTGGAAGACGAAGATGGAGGATTTGAGAATTGGATCTGGGATCAAGAAGACAGCTTGTTCTTGGAATATTCTTCCACTGAGAAtaacgttttttatttttactctaATAACCTCTTTGAAGAGGATAATATTATTCTGTATTACGATCATCTTGAATATGGTTTTGTACAAAAAGATGATGACGTTCTGGATAATTATAAAAACCATTTCTTTAGCCACGTTACAGTTTTACAAGTTCTAGTTTCCTTTCAGCAGAATCGACACCGTTCTTGA
- the LOC108827241 gene encoding dihydrolipoyllysine-residue succinyltransferase component of 2-oxoglutarate dehydrogenase complex 1, mitochondrial, whose product MMLRAVIRRASSTRGSSTSSGLGKSLQSSRVAAASSQSIHSLSATETLVPRGSPARSFHHRSCPGCSECSRTLLGTTLQRWVRPFSSDTGDVVEAVVPHMGESITDGTLANFLKKPGDRVEADEAIAQIETDKVTIDIASPASGVIQEFLVKEGDTVEPGNKVAIISKSADAVSHVAPSEKIQEKAAPKPSPPAEESKVESPKVAEKPKASSPPPPTKQSAKEPQLPPKDRERRVPMTRLRKRVATRLKDSQNTFALLTTFNEVDMTNLMKLRSQYKDAFFEKHGVKLGLMSGFIKAAVSALQHQPVVNAVIDGDDIIYRDYVDISIAVGTSKGLVVPVIRGADQMNFADIEKTINSLAKKANEGTISIDEMAGGSFTVSNGGVYGSLISTPIINPPQSAILGMHSIVQRPMVVGGSVVPRPMMYVALTYDHRLIDGREAVYFLRRIKDVVEDPQRLLLDI is encoded by the exons ATGATGTTGCGTGCTGTCATAAGGAGAGCTTCCTCCACTAGAGGCTCTTCTACATCTTCG ggaTTGGGGAAATCACTGCAATCTTCTCGTGTTGCAGCAGCATCTTCACAAAGCATTCATTCTCTTTCAGCAACAGAG ACTCTTGTGCCTCGTGGAAGCCCTGCTCGTAGCTTCCATCATCGTTCTTGTccag GGTGTTCAGAATGCTCCAG GACTCTTCTCGGCACAACCCTGCAAAGATGGGTCAGGCCTTTTTCATCTGATACTG GAGATGTCGTTGAAGCTGTTGTGCCTCACATGGGTGAATCAATCACCGATGGAACCCTAGCCAACTTTCTCAAGA AACCTGGTGACAGAGTAGAGGCTGATGAGGCTATTGCACAAATTGAAACTGACAAG GTGACAATTGATATTGCTAGCCCAGCAAGTGGTGTGATCCAAGAG TTTCTTGTCAAGGAAGGAGATACTGTAGAACCTGGAAACAAGGTAGCTATTATTTCGAAGTCTGCAGATGCTGTGTCTCATGTAGCACCCTCAGAAAAGATACAGGAGAAAGCTGCTCCCAAGCCTTCCCCTCCTGCTGAGGAATCCAAGGTTGAAAGTCCTAAAGTTGCGGAGAAACCAAAGGCATCATCACCGCCACCGCCAACTAAACAGTCAGCCAAAGAACCGCAACTTCCTCCTAAGGATAGGGAAAGACGG GTTCCTATGACAAGACTTCGCAAACGTGTGGCAACTAGGCTGAAAGACTCTCAAAACACTTTTGCGTTGCTTACAACATTCAACGAAGTTGATAT GACCAATCTGATGAAGCTCCGATCTCAATACAAGGATGCATTTTTTGAGAAGCATGGAGTGAAGTTGGGGCTTATGTCTGGTTTCATCAAA GCTGCTGTCAGTGCCCTCCAGCACCAACCAGTAGTAAATGCAGTTATCGATGGAGATGATATCATTTACAGAGATTACGTAGATATCAGTATTGCTGTTGGTACCTCTAAG GGTCTTGTGGTTCCAGTCATCAGAGGTGCTGACCAGATGAACTTTGCTGACATAGAGAAAACAATAAACTCTCTTGCAAAGAAGGCTAATGAAGGAACCATTTCAATCGACGAGATGGCAGGAGGATCATTCACAGTATCTAATGGTGGTGTCTATGGAAGTCTCATAAGCACTCCTATCATCAACCCTCCTcag TCTGCTATACTTGGGATGCATTCAATCGTGCAACGTCCGATGGTTGTGGGAGGAAGCGTAGTACCAAGGCCAATGATGTATGTTGCACTCACCTATGATCATAGGCTGATTGATGGAAGAGAGGCTGTGTATTTCTTGCGCCGTATCAAGGATGTTGTGGAAGATCCTCAGAGGCTTCTTCTCGACATATGA
- the LOC108827240 gene encoding uncharacterized protein LOC108827240, with protein sequence MDAPPPLSFVSKARTAFNSAAAKAERVFTDLKSDREEEQPSTRNENESKEEDEVKTQGWRTAHIRKKQEWQNKLKNLRIGRKEVVEDKDKAEDSTMLAPFYDQNSLILKAQEQEAKASDVGNLVQVLNAVDVNSIPRASIVKQLAVAIEAGKLAKTMKEFAASSGSSSPVRERGGLSLSAVKSMVLGEKEDKLGFDSRDEEKLVSLINSMFNVDGNFLVRMIVSDLESPTNRASFAKDLHVAPPSSFVVKLAEVIGSFTTPSRMALFWCRVVDELRRFWNEKKHIPWIPLDENPDLKSCLLHQWLQVINCCLARKARFIAASEALDAVMSQASLANENSDISEAMGTPASLLYAKNNTGELILRLGVHHQVQNLTMLETGEPVYAPITQEGPLLTEDLIKETEELVLRTGSMGAGCSQLLSDMQAFKAANPGCILEDFVRWHSPPDWTENDTSSGDDSSPLRGQLSIRMQKEGNLWRELWETAKPLPAVKQTPLYDEDLAVEGILNSLEDIPPAEFFEQLFVSLVALGFVMVEPVVAANDDLSKLFFECKDYVVATCQGDAWTDKLDDLCQVYETAETMLVHPEKVLRSMKQTEESPSGGNETKRRFRRLSFIFRGKEGNKKRVPSETEQKSTGPSPRQSFSSLFDGKSSLFAKKPPRPAENGTLV encoded by the exons ATGGATGCGCCGCCGCCGCTGTCTTTCGTCTCCAAAGCTAGAACTGCTTTCAATTCCGCCGCTGCTAAAGCGGAGCGCGTCTTCACTGATCTTAAATCCGATCGAG AGGAGGAGCAGCCATCGACGAGGAATGAGAATGAATCTAAG GAGGAGGATGAAGTGAAGACTCAAGGTTGGAGAACTGCACATATTAGAAAAAAGCAAGAGTGGCAAAATAAACTCAAAAACTTGAGAATTGGGAGGAAAGAAGTCGTTGAAGATAAAGACAAGGCTGAGGATTCAACCATGCTTGCACCTTTCTATGACCAAAATTCGCTTATTCTTAAAGCGCAAGAGCAAGAAGCCAAG GCATCTGATGTTGGTAACTTGGTACAAGTTCTAAATGCTGTTGATGTGAACAGCATTCCTCGGGCATCCATTGTGAAGCAGCTGGCTGTAGCCATCGA AGCGGGGAAACTGGCTAAGACTATGAAAGAGTTTGCTGCATCTTCTGGAAGTTCATCACCAGTGAGGGAGAGAGGGGGATTGAGCCTCTCTGCGGTGAAATCGATGGTTCTTGGTGAAAAAGAGGATAAACTTGGTTTTGATTCAAGAGACGAGGAAAAACTTGTTTCTCTAATAAATTCCATGTTTAATGTTG ATGGTAACTTCCTCGTCAGAATGATTGTCTCTGATTTGGAGTCTCCTACCAACAGAGCATCTTTCGCGAAAGATCTTCATGTTGCTCCCCCTAGTAGCTTTGTTGTTAAGCTAGCTGAAGTAATTGGAAGTTTTACAACACCAAGCAGAATGGCTTTGTTCTGGTGCAGGGTTGTTGATGAA TTGAGAAGATTTTGGAATGAAAAGAAACACATACCATGGATACCTCTAGACGAGAATCCTGATTTAAAAAGTTGCCTACTTCACCAATGGTTACAAGTTATAAACTGCTGTCTTGCCAGGAAAGCACGCTTCATAGCTGCTTCCGAAGCATTAGATGCTGTTATGAGCCAAGCCAGTCTAGCCAATGAAAATTCAGATATTTCGGAAGCGATGGGTACTCCAGCTTCTCTTTTGTATGCTAAAAATAACACCGGAGAGCTCATACTACGCCTAGGCGTCCACCACCAAGTTCAGAACTTAACAATGTTGGAAACTGGTGAACCTGTGTATGCTCCAATAACGCAG GAGGGTCCGTTGTTGACAGAAGATCTTATTAAAGAAACAGAGGAACTAGTATTGCGGACAGGGAG CATGGGGGCTGGGTGTTCTCAACTCTTGTCTGACATGCAAGCTTTCAAG GCAGCAAATCCTGGCTGTattttggaagattttgtgAGATGGCATTCTCCTCCAGATTGGACTGAAAATGATACTTCTTCTGGAGATGACTCTTCTCCTCTAAGAGGTCAATTAAGCATCCGGATGCAAAAAGAAG GTAATTTATGGCGCGAGCTGTGGGAAACAGCTAAACCACTCCCTGCGGTTAAGCAAACACCTCTTTATGATGAAGATTTAGCTGT GGAAGGAATCTTGAATTCTTTGGAAGACATCCCGCCTGCTGAATTTTTCGAGCAGCTGTTTGTTTCTCTT GTTGCCCTGGGATTTGTAATGGTGGAGCCAGTAGTAGCCGCAAACGATGATTTGTCAAAGCTTTTCTTCGAGTGCAAGGATTATGTAGTCGCGACCTGCCAGGGAGACGCATGGACCGATAAGCTTGATGATCTTTGCCAG GTGTATGAAACAGCGGAAACAATGTTAGTACATCCAGAAAAGGTGTTGAGATCAATGAAGCAAACAGAGGAGTCGCCATCAGGAGGGAACGAAACAAAACGGCGGTTCAGGCGGCTGAGCTTCATATTCCGTGGTAAAGAAGgaaacaagaagagagttccATCAGAAACTGAACAGAAAAGTACGGGACCGAGCCCGCGGCAGTCTTTCTCTAGTCTTTTTGATGGAAAGTCGTCTCTGTTTGCAAAGAAACCACCTAGACCTGCTGAAAATGGGACTCTTGTCTGA